In Bacteroidales bacterium, the following are encoded in one genomic region:
- a CDS encoding Rne/Rng family ribonuclease: MTRELFVEVDSNEIKIALLEDKTLVELNKEKNNLQFSVGDIYLGRVKKIMPGLNAAFVDVGYSKDAFLHYLDLGPNFLSLQKYMLQCIQNPNPNTSLNVFDPSPEISKNGKINQILKSGQVIVVQIAKEPISTKGPRLTSEISIAGRNLVLVPFSNKVSVSQKIKSSEERQRLKHIVESILPSNYGVIIRTVSEGKHAQELNLELRELIDKWENAFKKIYQLKPPMLILGELERTNAILRDLLNESFANIYVNDKQIANTMRSFIQTIEPEKEKIIKYHQSNTSLFEQFGINKQIKSLFGKTVTLKSGIYLIIEHTEALHVIDVNSGHRQINDNNQEQNALEVNLIAAEEIARQLRLRDMGGIIVIDFIDMYKAENKKMLYERMKKLMEKDRAKHNILPLSKFGLMQITRQRVRPELNIITVETCPTCSGTGQMGSSILISNQIESYLEYLFEKTPYRYFHIKANPYVAAYLKSGWLSLRLKWMLKYKRYIKITAENQLSFLEYHIFNRQGFEIEL; the protein is encoded by the coding sequence GTGACAAGAGAGTTATTTGTAGAAGTAGATTCGAATGAAATAAAAATTGCTCTTCTTGAAGATAAAACCTTAGTTGAATTAAACAAAGAGAAAAACAATCTTCAATTCAGCGTAGGCGATATTTATTTAGGAAGAGTAAAAAAAATAATGCCCGGATTAAACGCAGCTTTTGTCGATGTTGGCTACTCAAAAGATGCATTTTTACATTACCTCGATTTAGGTCCCAATTTTCTTTCGCTTCAAAAATACATGTTACAATGTATTCAAAACCCTAATCCTAACACCTCATTAAATGTCTTTGACCCTAGTCCTGAAATAAGTAAGAATGGAAAAATAAACCAAATATTAAAATCAGGACAAGTTATTGTAGTTCAAATTGCAAAAGAGCCTATATCAACAAAAGGTCCTCGCTTAACTTCTGAAATTTCTATTGCAGGTAGAAATCTAGTATTAGTACCCTTTTCTAATAAGGTTTCTGTTTCTCAAAAAATAAAATCATCGGAAGAACGCCAGCGACTCAAACATATCGTAGAAAGCATTCTACCTTCCAATTATGGAGTTATTATTCGTACTGTATCAGAAGGTAAACACGCTCAAGAACTGAACCTAGAACTGAGGGAACTTATCGATAAATGGGAAAACGCCTTTAAAAAGATATATCAACTAAAGCCTCCCATGCTCATACTTGGTGAGCTCGAACGAACAAACGCCATTCTTCGCGATTTACTCAACGAATCGTTTGCCAATATTTATGTAAACGACAAACAGATTGCCAACACCATGCGCTCATTTATTCAAACAATAGAACCCGAAAAAGAAAAAATTATTAAATATCATCAAAGCAATACTTCATTATTTGAGCAATTTGGCATAAACAAACAAATTAAATCCTTATTTGGAAAAACAGTAACCCTAAAATCGGGCATTTACCTTATTATAGAACATACCGAAGCACTCCATGTTATCGATGTTAATAGCGGACACCGACAAATAAACGATAATAATCAAGAACAAAATGCATTAGAAGTAAACCTGATTGCAGCCGAAGAAATTGCACGACAATTGCGTTTACGCGATATGGGAGGCATTATTGTCATTGATTTTATTGACATGTACAAAGCCGAAAACAAAAAAATGCTCTATGAACGCATGAAAAAACTTATGGAAAAAGACAGAGCAAAACATAACATATTACCCCTGAGCAAATTCGGCTTAATGCAAATAACACGTCAACGTGTACGCCCCGAACTTAATATTATAACTGTTGAAACCTGTCCAACTTGCTCTGGAACTGGTCAAATGGGAAGCTCTATACTTATCAGCAATCAAATTGAAAGTTATCTTGAATATCTATTTGAAAAAACTCCATATCGCTATTTTCACATCAAAGCTAACCCCTATGTTGCTGCTTACCTAAAATCAGGATGGCTATCGCTTCGATTAAAATGGATGCTTAAATATAAACGTTATATTAA
- a CDS encoding integration host factor subunit beta, protein MTKADIVNEISKKTGIEKVLVQKSVESFMEIMKESMVKGNNIYLRGFGSFILKKRAKKTARNISKNTTLIIPEHFIPAFKPAKTFVAEVKEKVKK, encoded by the coding sequence ATGACAAAGGCAGACATTGTAAACGAAATTTCAAAAAAAACCGGAATTGAGAAGGTTTTAGTACAAAAATCTGTGGAATCATTCATGGAAATCATGAAAGAATCGATGGTAAAAGGAAATAACATTTACCTTCGTGGTTTTGGAAGTTTTATTTTAAAGAAACGCGCTAAAAAAACTGCACGTAATATTTCCAAAAACACAACCTTAATTATCCCCGAACATTTTATCCCAGCTTTTAAACCTGCAAAAACTTTTGTAGCTGAAGTTAAAGAAAAAGTAAAAAAATAA
- the mutY gene encoding A/G-specific adenine glycosylase: MIEIATILNDWYHKNKRILPWRNTKNPYYIWVSEIILQQTRVEQGLPYYKKFIENFPNIRSLAEADEKDVLNVWKGLGYYRRALNMHQAAKYIISECDSVFPSTFNDLLKLKGVGEYTAAAIASIAFGEKTPVVDGNVVRVLCRLYELKGNKNNISFRHQLVDIVKPAMDYVKPDILNQAIMELGALICLPQNPKCFDCPIAQYCKAFVNRTIDQYPIVKQKSKQQILYFNYIIVIEKQALYMNFRNKDAIWKNMYEFPGIVSNRLFSLEELKQHSDYKLWFENTLEFLKETNNYKHVLSHRIIYAKAFIFRKVNPNYKINFKRISIKELKKIPMPRLIEKILNDYQELFTESD; the protein is encoded by the coding sequence ATGATTGAAATAGCAACTATTTTAAACGATTGGTATCATAAAAATAAAAGAATATTGCCTTGGCGTAATACAAAAAATCCCTATTATATTTGGGTATCTGAAATCATTTTGCAACAAACAAGAGTGGAACAAGGATTACCTTATTATAAAAAGTTTATTGAAAATTTCCCTAACATCAGAAGTTTAGCAGAAGCAGATGAAAAAGATGTTTTAAATGTTTGGAAAGGATTGGGTTATTATCGAAGAGCACTAAATATGCACCAAGCTGCAAAATATATTATTAGTGAGTGTGATAGTGTATTTCCAAGCACTTTTAATGATTTATTAAAGTTAAAAGGTGTGGGCGAATATACTGCTGCTGCTATTGCATCTATTGCATTTGGCGAAAAAACACCTGTTGTTGATGGTAATGTAGTGCGGGTTTTATGTAGATTGTACGAATTAAAAGGAAATAAAAATAATATTAGCTTCAGGCATCAATTAGTAGATATTGTAAAACCAGCAATGGATTATGTAAAACCAGATATTTTAAATCAAGCGATTATGGAGTTAGGAGCCTTGATTTGTTTACCTCAAAACCCTAAATGTTTCGATTGCCCTATTGCTCAATATTGTAAAGCTTTTGTAAATCGTACCATCGATCAATATCCTATTGTTAAACAAAAATCTAAACAACAAATTCTTTATTTTAACTACATTATTGTTATTGAAAAACAGGCTCTTTACATGAATTTTCGCAATAAAGATGCTATTTGGAAAAATATGTATGAGTTTCCCGGTATCGTTTCTAATAGATTGTTTAGTCTTGAAGAATTGAAGCAACATAGTGATTATAAACTTTGGTTTGAAAATACTTTAGAATTTTTGAAAGAAACTAATAACTATAAACATGTTTTAAGTCACCGTATTATTTATGCAAAAGCATTTATTTTTAGAAAAGTAAATCCAAACTATAAAATAAATTTTAAAAGAATAAGTATAAAAGAACTAAAAAAAATACCAATGCCTCGTTTAATAGAAAAAATATTAAATGATTATCAAGAATTATTTACAGAAAGTGATTAA
- a CDS encoding PUR family DNA/RNA-binding protein has translation MEDNENYQENNQRSRDEVYSKSVRAGKRTYFFDVKSTKSEDYYLTITESKKRYRPDGSIYYEKHKLFLYKEDFEKFAEGLNDVVQFIRNNNIKLSSGSETHQDENQQEI, from the coding sequence ATGGAAGATAACGAAAACTATCAGGAAAACAATCAGAGGAGTAGAGACGAAGTCTATTCTAAATCTGTAAGAGCTGGCAAGAGGACGTATTTCTTCGATGTTAAGTCTACAAAAAGTGAAGATTATTATTTAACTATTACCGAAAGCAAAAAAAGATATAGACCCGATGGCTCTATTTACTATGAAAAACACAAATTGTTTCTCTACAAAGAAGATTTTGAAAAATTTGCTGAAGGTTTAAATGATGTGGTTCAGTTTATCCGTAACAACAACATAAAGTTATCGAGCGGTTCTGAAACACACCAAGACGAAAATCAGCAAGAAATTTAG
- a CDS encoding nicotinate-nucleotide adenylyltransferase, producing MPSKKEIGLFFGSFNPIHHGHLMIANYFLCFAPFDEVWFVVSPQNPLKNKKILADEYHRLEMVNLAIGDFDKFKASNIEFNMPKPSYTIDTLIHLCDKYPHYQFSLIMGSDNLLTFHKWKNYEIILRDYNIYVYPRKDFIEQNMIQHAHIKFIDAPLIEISSTFIRNAIKDKKNIPFFLPEKVFQYILDCNIYQ from the coding sequence ATGCCCTCTAAAAAAGAAATCGGTTTATTTTTTGGTTCATTCAATCCTATTCATCATGGTCATTTAATGATTGCCAATTACTTTTTATGTTTTGCTCCATTTGATGAAGTATGGTTTGTAGTTTCGCCACAAAATCCACTTAAAAATAAAAAGATTTTAGCCGACGAATACCATCGCCTCGAAATGGTAAATCTTGCTATTGGCGATTTTGATAAATTTAAAGCAAGTAATATAGAATTTAATATGCCCAAACCGTCGTACACCATCGATACACTTATACACTTATGCGATAAATATCCCCATTATCAGTTTTCGCTCATTATGGGTAGTGATAACTTGCTTACGTTCCATAAATGGAAAAACTATGAAATCATTTTGCGAGACTATAATATATATGTATATCCTCGAAAAGATTTTATTGAACAAAATATGATTCAACATGCTCACATTAAATTCATAGATGCTCCTCTTATAGAGATTTCTTCAACATTTATTCGTAATGCAATAAAAGATAAAAAAAATATACCTTTTTTCCTACCGGAAAAAGTTTTTCAGTATATTCTCGATTGTAATATTTATCAATAA
- a CDS encoding TonB-dependent receptor: MKINIFVACLFIVLQVYSQNDTIKLKEIEVNANRVSTTYKNNLRLIQIISKQELQQMPIQSLTDVLDYVGAVDVRQRGVHSVQADVSIRGGNYEQTLVMINSVPVNDPQTGHHSMNIPIDMTMIERIEVLSGGDARRYGANAFSGVINIVTKEVTKNNLTVALAGGDFKYFEGQVNGMFKLGNTEHIVALSRYQSEGYRNNTDFNHSQFSWQGSQHRNQHHLQALFSIEDKAFGANSFYTPKYPHQYEQTHTLFSSLTHRYSWDKAFLTTQVYYRQHHDRFELFRHDLPTLQVPTWYKNHNYHLTQVLGGQSNVAIHSSLGKTTLGVDYRYEHIYSNVLGEPMNDTIDAPFETNGFFTRKAQKSYTSVFVDHSIEWHRFHFSAGLMATYLSTEHFYFYPGADLGYKLDSLWTIVGSVSRSLRLPTYTELYYKDAANEGNINLKPEQATNYEIGLKFNQDALQVQLSGFYRQGENIIDWVRLNVTDKWHTENISTVNTMGVEFTSCYNFTYRFPNFLIKNIRFNYAYIDITKQSGDYYSKYALDVLRHKVSLLLEHKITKQWSASWSVLYHERMGTYSEYPSGLEKSYTPYLTVDGRISYQFRQFTFYMSGSNLFDTYYYDIANIPMPGRWVKGGFIWSLRSN; this comes from the coding sequence ATGAAGATTAACATTTTTGTAGCTTGTTTGTTTATCGTTTTACAAGTTTATTCTCAAAACGATACCATTAAACTTAAAGAAATTGAAGTCAATGCCAATAGAGTTAGTACAACTTATAAAAATAACTTACGTTTAATTCAAATTATTTCTAAACAAGAATTGCAACAAATGCCTATTCAATCGCTTACGGATGTACTCGATTATGTTGGGGCTGTTGATGTTCGTCAGCGTGGGGTACATAGTGTACAAGCCGATGTTAGCATTCGTGGCGGCAATTATGAGCAAACATTGGTAATGATTAACAGCGTTCCGGTTAACGATCCGCAAACAGGACATCATAGTATGAACATACCTATCGATATGACTATGATAGAGCGTATAGAGGTTTTGTCGGGTGGCGATGCGCGTCGCTATGGTGCCAATGCTTTTTCGGGAGTGATAAATATTGTAACCAAAGAAGTTACCAAAAATAACTTAACGGTTGCTTTGGCTGGTGGCGATTTTAAATATTTTGAAGGACAAGTAAACGGTATGTTCAAATTAGGTAATACGGAGCATATTGTTGCTTTAAGTCGTTATCAAAGCGAGGGCTATCGAAATAATACCGATTTTAATCATAGTCAGTTTAGCTGGCAAGGTTCGCAACATCGCAATCAACATCATTTGCAAGCATTATTTTCTATTGAAGATAAGGCTTTTGGGGCCAATAGCTTTTATACCCCCAAATATCCTCATCAATATGAGCAAACACACACTCTTTTTTCGTCTTTAACACATCGCTATTCATGGGATAAGGCTTTTTTAACGACACAAGTTTACTATCGTCAGCATCACGATCGGTTTGAATTGTTCCGCCACGATTTGCCTACATTGCAAGTTCCAACATGGTATAAGAATCACAATTATCACTTAACACAAGTATTAGGAGGTCAATCGAATGTTGCTATTCATTCTTCGCTTGGCAAAACCACATTGGGTGTCGATTATCGTTACGAACACATATATAGTAATGTTTTAGGCGAACCTATGAACGATACCATAGATGCTCCTTTCGAAACCAATGGCTTTTTTACTCGAAAAGCTCAAAAAAGTTATACCTCTGTATTTGTAGATCATTCCATTGAATGGCATCGCTTCCATTTTTCAGCCGGTTTAATGGCTACTTATTTGTCCACAGAACATTTTTATTTTTATCCCGGTGCTGATTTGGGTTATAAGTTAGATTCGTTGTGGACCATTGTTGGTTCGGTTAGTCGTTCGCTCCGCTTGCCAACTTATACTGAGCTTTACTACAAAGACGCAGCCAATGAAGGCAATATCAACTTAAAGCCCGAGCAAGCAACTAATTACGAGATTGGATTGAAATTTAATCAAGATGCCTTACAAGTTCAGCTTTCTGGCTTTTATCGTCAGGGCGAAAATATTATTGACTGGGTACGTTTAAATGTTACAGATAAATGGCATACCGAAAATATAAGTACAGTGAATACGATGGGTGTAGAATTTACTTCTTGTTATAATTTTACTTACCGCTTTCCGAATTTCTTGATAAAAAATATTCGTTTTAATTACGCTTACATTGATATCACTAAACAAAGTGGCGACTATTACTCAAAATATGCATTAGATGTATTAAGGCATAAAGTAAGTTTATTGCTCGAACATAAAATAACAAAACAATGGAGTGCTTCATGGTCGGTACTATATCATGAGCGTATGGGAACGTATTCGGAGTATCCAAGTGGACTTGAAAAAAGTTACACTCCCTATTTGACTGTTGACGGTAGGATAAGTTACCAATTCAGGCAATTTACTTTTTACATGAGTGGCAGCAATTTGTTCGATACTTATTATTATGACATTGCTAATATACCGATGCCGGGTCGTTGGGTTAAAGGTGGTTTTATTTGGTCGTTAAGGTCGAACTAA
- a CDS encoding transketolase family protein, with amino-acid sequence MKLKHRGFISTREGFSKGILQMAHNHPNLIGIGSDITTSVGMDKFAKAFPERFYSLGIAEQNAITVAAGMALCNKIPFVASYATFIAMRTLDQIRVSVCYNNLNVKIGGAHAGISVGPDGATHQALEDIAALRALPNMTILSPADATQTEKAVKAAVEHNGPVYIRYGREPMPDFTYSDENFNIGKSHIYSEGKDCVIFATGHLVWEALLANEHLKNNGIHCTVVNVYSLKPIDIETIESTARLCKCAVTAEEHQITGGLFSAISETLATHYPIPIEPVGMNNSFGESGKPQELMSKYKMNAEAIVEAVIKVLKKK; translated from the coding sequence ATGAAACTCAAACATAGAGGTTTTATTTCTACTCGCGAAGGTTTTAGCAAGGGCATTTTACAAATGGCTCACAATCACCCCAATCTCATTGGTATCGGAAGCGATATTACTACTTCTGTGGGTATGGATAAATTTGCCAAAGCCTTTCCTGAACGTTTTTATAGTTTAGGCATTGCCGAACAAAATGCCATTACAGTAGCAGCAGGTATGGCTCTTTGCAATAAAATTCCTTTTGTAGCATCGTATGCTACTTTCATTGCTATGCGTACCTTAGATCAAATAAGAGTATCTGTTTGTTATAACAACTTAAATGTAAAGATTGGCGGTGCTCACGCTGGTATTTCGGTAGGACCCGATGGTGCTACACATCAAGCATTAGAAGACATTGCGGCACTTAGAGCTTTACCCAATATGACCATTTTATCGCCTGCTGATGCCACTCAAACAGAAAAAGCTGTAAAAGCTGCTGTCGAACATAACGGACCCGTTTATATAAGATATGGTCGTGAACCTATGCCCGATTTTACTTATTCCGACGAAAATTTCAACATTGGTAAATCGCATATTTATTCAGAAGGAAAAGATTGTGTCATATTTGCTACCGGTCATCTGGTTTGGGAAGCATTATTAGCAAACGAACACTTAAAAAATAACGGCATTCATTGTACGGTTGTAAATGTTTATTCATTAAAACCTATAGATATAGAAACAATCGAATCTACAGCCCGCTTATGTAAATGTGCTGTTACTGCAGAAGAGCATCAAATCACTGGAGGACTCTTTAGTGCTATAAGCGAAACACTTGCTACTCATTACCCAATACCTATTGAGCCCGTTGGTATGAACAATAGCTTTGGTGAATCGGGTAAACCACAAGAATTAATGTCGAAATATAAAATGAATGCCGAAGCCATTGTAGAAGCTGTGATTAAAGTATTAAAGAAAAAATAG
- a CDS encoding transketolase: MFDFEQINKLKLKSLAIRKDIIKMLAEAGSGHLGGSMGLADIFATLYFHELKHQPQNPQWKERDRLILSIGHVAPVLYATLAHAGYFPIEELYTLRKLGSRLQGHPGKDKGLPGIEISSGSLGQGLSVAVGIALALKNDQNKARVFCICGDGELQEGSIWEAAMAASHYKLDNLICIVDRNGVQIDGPTHQVMALEPLALKWAAFGWHTITCNGNYIPDILKAFNETKQILETPKVILAQTIMGKGIASIEGDYHWHGKAPNKEEAIQFLNELEQKINYETQT, encoded by the coding sequence ATGTTTGATTTCGAGCAAATAAATAAATTAAAACTCAAGAGCCTAGCTATTCGAAAAGATATAATAAAAATGTTAGCAGAGGCGGGCTCGGGTCATTTAGGTGGGTCAATGGGGCTTGCCGATATTTTTGCAACGTTATATTTTCATGAACTCAAGCATCAACCGCAAAATCCTCAATGGAAAGAACGCGATCGATTAATTCTGTCAATAGGACACGTAGCACCGGTCTTATATGCAACTCTTGCTCATGCTGGTTATTTCCCTATCGAAGAATTATATACTTTACGCAAATTAGGCTCTCGTTTACAAGGACATCCTGGAAAAGATAAAGGATTGCCAGGGATAGAAATATCTTCAGGTAGTTTAGGACAAGGTTTATCAGTAGCAGTAGGAATAGCCTTAGCATTAAAAAACGACCAAAACAAAGCCCGTGTTTTTTGCATTTGCGGCGACGGTGAGTTGCAAGAAGGTTCTATCTGGGAAGCTGCAATGGCCGCCTCACATTATAAGCTCGATAATTTAATATGTATAGTTGACCGTAACGGAGTTCAAATTGATGGTCCTACTCATCAGGTTATGGCTCTAGAACCACTAGCGCTTAAATGGGCAGCTTTTGGTTGGCATACCATTACTTGCAACGGTAACTATATCCCCGATATATTAAAAGCATTTAACGAAACCAAACAAATTTTAGAAACACCTAAAGTAATACTAGCACAAACCATCATGGGTAAAGGTATCGCTTCTATAGAAGGCGACTACCATTGGCATGGCAAAGCTCCCAATAAAGAAGAAGCAATACAATTTCTAAACGAACTTGAGCAAAAAATAAACTATGAAACTCAAACATAG
- a CDS encoding SPOR domain-containing protein encodes MLRHFLILSSIILFLLNSGYSQAPIFVSLKTNQLGWGKFTFISSVNAENIISKHISINQKAKGIPGYRVQVYFTSGTDAKNQINKMKTELRNSFPEYDCYIIYEEPFFKLRMGDFRTKIEAYKLFCKIKDVYPSAFIVEDLIAFPSL; translated from the coding sequence ATGTTAAGACACTTTTTAATATTATCAAGTATAATTCTATTCTTATTAAACAGTGGATATTCACAAGCTCCTATATTTGTTTCATTAAAAACAAACCAATTAGGTTGGGGTAAATTCACTTTCATTTCTTCAGTAAATGCTGAAAATATTATTTCAAAGCATATAAGCATTAACCAAAAAGCTAAAGGCATTCCAGGGTATCGTGTTCAGGTATATTTTACTTCTGGAACCGATGCCAAAAATCAAATAAACAAAATGAAAACCGAATTGCGCAACTCTTTTCCAGAATACGATTGCTATATCATTTACGAAGAACCTTTTTTTAAATTACGAATGGGCGATTTTAGAACAAAAATTGAAGCTTATAAATTATTTTGTAAAATTAAAGATGTTTATCCATCTGCTTTTATTGTTGAAGACTTAATTGCATTTCCAAGTTTATAA
- a CDS encoding universal stress protein, whose translation MKTILVPIDFSADSINALEHAILIANKIDASVRLIHVVKSKNFEPPFVINEFTSTMSNSIDDFMKRIIDKYANKVKAGMDFKIREGKIYREICNQAKYDDAYLIIMGTHGVSGFEEKVIGSNAYRVVVNSPCPIITIRQKFNPVEPKKIILPIDMSKETRKKIPFVTEYALNFNSEIHVLGVSDTNSVDIKKKLTLYCNQVEDYLSEKKLNVHKEIIMNNDITNSIIQYALKNDAQLITIMTEQLNRLAFWLGPTAQEIVNNSPIPVMSFSSLIF comes from the coding sequence ATGAAAACAATACTTGTGCCTATCGATTTCTCGGCAGATTCTATCAATGCACTAGAACATGCCATTTTAATAGCCAACAAAATAGATGCATCAGTTCGTCTTATTCATGTAGTAAAATCAAAAAATTTTGAACCTCCATTTGTAATCAATGAATTCACTTCTACAATGAGTAACAGTATCGACGATTTTATGAAGCGAATTATTGATAAATATGCAAATAAAGTGAAAGCGGGCATGGATTTTAAAATTAGAGAAGGAAAAATTTACCGTGAAATATGCAACCAAGCTAAATACGACGATGCATATTTAATTATTATGGGAACTCATGGTGTAAGTGGATTTGAAGAAAAAGTCATTGGTTCTAATGCTTATAGGGTTGTGGTTAACTCACCTTGTCCCATTATTACTATACGTCAAAAATTCAATCCTGTAGAACCTAAAAAAATAATACTACCTATCGATATGTCGAAAGAAACCCGCAAAAAAATTCCTTTTGTAACTGAATATGCCCTTAACTTTAATTCGGAAATTCATGTACTTGGAGTTTCAGATACCAATTCTGTTGACATAAAGAAAAAACTTACACTTTATTGCAATCAGGTTGAAGATTACCTTTCCGAAAAAAAATTAAATGTTCATAAAGAAATTATTATGAACAACGATATTACTAATTCCATCATTCAATATGCTCTTAAAAACGATGCACAATTAATAACAATAATGACCGAACAGCTTAATCGATTAGCATTTTGGCTAGGACCTACTGCTCAAGAAATTGTAAATAATTCACCTATCCCCGTTATGAGTTTTTCGTCGTTAATTTTTTAA